The sequence below is a genomic window from Leishmania major strain Friedlin complete genome, chromosome 30.
GACGTCATGTAGTCACGAAGCCCCGGCGAGTTGCTCAGCAGAATCTCTCCCGCCTTGGTCAGCAGCTCGAGCATGTCTGTgtccggcgcagcagcagcgtcgccggaAACGGCCGCAGTCGGCGAGGTTGCCTTGCTCGCCTCTTCCACAaagcgctccagcagcgacaccaAAAACTCCTTGGGGTGGCGCACCGCCCAGCCCGGCTGCTGCACGTACAGCGCCACGTACACGCCGCCAACCtggagacggcgcagacggcgaTCGGCGCTaccagcgtcaccgccgcctccatcgaAGCTACTGTGCATGGCGCCCCTACTGCTGCCGGCTGTGTCCGATGGCTTCCAGCACGCAAGCCCGTCggtggagagggcggcgacaATTTGTCGGCGGCTCGCCTGTAACTGCTCTACCAGCTCCTCCCTCTGAGATTTGGTCCACAGCAGCTCGGGGTTCTCCTGCCACGCGTCCAGCATTCGGCACGCCTGCTTCACGTTGTCCTTCATCATCTCCAGAAACGCCGGCGGCAGGTACTTGGAGGAGCGGATAAAGAGCTGCGGCCCGACTAGCCGATCCTCGTAGCCCTTTGCCAGACACCGACAGCACTCCTCGCGCACCTTCTCCCGGGGCCAGGTGGCGTACACGGACAGCAAGAAGATATAGAGCCCACGGTCAAGGCTCTGCTGCACGAGGGTGCGGTGCGTAAGCATGAGCCGAATAAGCGTCAGCACCGCATCCGGCTCCTCTGATGAAAGCGCCGAAGTGCCGTGTGCTTCGTCGTGGCGTCCCAACATCCGCTCCAGCAAGAGCACCACAGCGGTCATGGCTGTCTCGACCGTCGAGAGCGCCTGAAGACAGGCGTCCGAGGAAAGAAACTTGGACAACGCCTGCGCAATCTCAACAAAAATGGCGCTTCGCATATCTTCCTCGttctccgccgccgcaacgccTGCCGTCTCCACGGCGAAGGAGGGAGTCAGGAGAGCAACCAGCGACTTCATCTGCTTGGACGCGGTCGCAGAGAGCGTCTCGGTGTAGCCGCTGCTCAGCAGTCGCAGTGACTGAGCCGCCAACAGCGGCGCCTCCCGCAATGTAATCCGACTCGAtgaggagggcggcgctggtcgcgccgccgcgtcgttGGCCTTCGCGCTTGTCGTGTCAGCCTCTTTGTTAAGCaagaagagaagcagagcCATAAAGAAGCCGACGGGGTTCTGGATCGGATAGTTCGGCTGGGCAATGAACAGACGCAGAAAAACACCACCGACGACCACCTCGCCCGTGTGCAACGAGTAGGCGAAGCCCTCGACGCTCGTGGACAGAGAGGGCAAGTCGGTGGCGCCGAAGGCGGCCTCGCAGAACTGCTTCGAGTTCGTCTGCAGTAACTCCCCCAGCTCGGCACGGCACGAGTTGTTCCATAGGAAGTACGGCGTATCGGAGTTGGAGttcagcagcatcagcacctCCGCTTCGCTgtcctgctgccgctccatcTTGTAGAGAATGTAAGGGGTGAGGAGTCGCTGCAGGAGCTCATACACGCCGGCGTGCCGCTTCGACTGGGTGTTGTCGTCAGCAGTCCCTTccgccgctccgccgtcACTGGCCGCAACGTCCTCCCCGTCTagcgcggcggtgcccaCGGCGTTGTCGACCGCAATGGAACGGAGACGCGAAATGCCAGAGAGGGCGTAGATGGCGTGCAAGGCGAAGATGGCGGCGCGGTTGGCAAAGAGCTGCTTGTGATGCTCCTCATCGAGGCCAACGCCGGCCTTGTCGAGGGAGGCATCGTACGAGAAGAGCGGCTGAAGCAGGTGCCAGACGCATCCGTAGCGAATCAGCTCCGACTGCATCTTCTCGCTACGCGACTCGCTCGCGCACGCCTGCGTACACGCCCGCGACAACTCCGGCGCCTGATAGTAGGAGATACCTTTCGCCGTGAGGTACGGAATCTGCTCCTCGCGCAACATCTTGAGACGGCAATCCGGGAAGCGGGCGCTGATGGAGAAGGTGAGCATGCAGTGCGTTGCAATCCGCACGTGCACCTCCGTGTCATGCGAGTTAGGTGTTATTAGGTCGAAGCAGTAAGTGGCGATgtcggcgaggaggtgaaTTCCAttctcctcctgcagctcgtCGGCATTCAGCGGGGCGTTGCGGATCGTGAAATAGCACAGCTCCGTTGCCGGATCGAGGAGAACGATGTCCTTGTGCAGCGCATCGGGAGCGCGGAACTCTGTCTCGAtcaggcgcagcagcagcccgaAACCGGCGTACTTGTACTGCCGCAgcgtggcgccgcagcgttTGTAGAGGATGGTCTGCGCCTTGAGCAGCAGTGAGATGTTGTACGGGCTCGGTTCGCTGGATTCCACCGAGTCGGCCGCCAAGAATTCATAGGCGCGCTGGACCTGTTCAAACGCCTCCCGGCCGTTGGGGTTCTTGTCGGGGTGGTAGCGTGCGGCGAGCTGGTAGTAGGCTTTGCGCATCTCCTGCTTCGATGGCTGCGGCTGTAGCTCCAGGATTTCGTAGCATTTCTCCCGCGTCAGCGAGGACGGCTGCTTGTTCAGTTCctcccgccaccgctgcagcacatcgGTGAGGAAGCGCACCGCGTCCCGTACCGGCCAGTTTGGAAAGCGCAGCTCGTCGCAGAAGTGGCGAAGATAGTACTGACAGCAGAAGAGTTCCCTCTGCAAGGACTCGTACTGCACCCCCACAATGGGACAGTACTGGTAGACAACGGTGTTGTTGcccagcagccgcggcgtgaAGTCGGCCACGTGCGCGGCAACCTTGGTCGCCAGGTACTGTCGCATGGACGGGGACCAAATCGCCTCCGGGTTGTCGTActcgccgagcagcacgtCCGCGAAGGCCTCGGGGCCGTGGTGGGTGAGGTAGCACACCAttgccggcggcagcagtggcgccaGAATGCTGTCGCGCACCAAGTCGTTCGTCCCCGCCGTGTACTGGAAGGACTGTCGATGGTGCGTCGCGGCAAGCAGGCGGCACATGGGCAGCACATCCGACGCAGTGTAGAGGCAtgagaagaagaagacgccGGTAAGAAAGAAGCGGCCGACGAACGGGTTCGCCTCCATCAGCGATAAAAGAAGCGTGTGCACCCGCGAGCACACGCCGCTGTCGAACGTGAGCAACAGCTGCACCAGATGAGGAAGGACGGGGGGGCTGCTGAGGATCCGCTTCACTTTTGGCTGCGGTTGCATGATTGCACCCTCGTCGTTCAGCGATGGATAGTGCTCGCACAGGAGAAGAAAGACGTCTAGCACCGTGCAGGTCACCTCTGTCAGCGTCAAGATGGAAGGCAGATCGGCGCTCAAGACGCcccagcgcagctgcgcgacggcgccgagctCGCGCCAGCCTGGCATGCCCTGCGCCCACACCTtgctcgtcgccgtcacctcGCCCTTCTTGTAGAGCTCCTTGAGCTCGGAGAAGGAAACGGGCCCGGCCTTGGCGCCATTCTGGGTGTAATGCCACTCCTTCTCCCGCCCCTGCATCTCCTCGAGACTGCCAGCATACTCGATGGTGTTGGGCACAGACTTCAACTGTGGCCGGTCGATGTGCAGGTGAGCCACCGTCACCAGCTCCATCAACGGCGCCAGGCCGTCGTGGTCGAGAAAGAGCTTGATGTTGTGGCGTGCCTTGAGCAGGtgagcgagcagcagcagcaggcggtcTCGCATCATCGGGTCCATGGTTTTTTCCAGCATCTGCAGCAGGAACGGCACATCATGAAACTCGCCGATTTCCTCCGCGTAGTGCGTgtacagcagcgccagcccgTGCAGGCACTCGAGCTTGCTCTTGGTGTCCTGGACGAGCAGGAAGCGGTGGTACATGTCGTTGAAGAACTCCCGCGGCCGCGCGATCATCGGGTGGGCGTCCTCGAACAGCAGGCGAGGGTAGTGCTGTCCGATCTTGAGCTCCGAGTCGAGGCTGTGGTAAACGACCTCGAACTCGGCGTAGTTCCATGCGATCAACTTCTCCCGACGCATGTCGATGTATTGCCGGAACGCAtccagctccgcctgcaCGGCAGTCTTGAGCTCTGCTCGGGTGGTGTGGTTCCAGATGAGGTCCGGCCGAAGGTGGTCCAGCTTCGCTTGATAAAAGAACATGCTCCAGTTGATCATCGGCATCACATTCACGTTGCGCACGCGGTACCgcacgcggccgccgtccGGGGAAGCGGGGTCCACCGCGTACGAGCCCGCGGCCGCTGTCGACCCGTTGCCAACGCCACGGTTGGCCTCCAGCGTGACGTCGCGCGGGTTGAACGATTTCTTGAACCAGCCCGTCTTCGACTCACGGAACGCCGCCGTCATCTGGGTCACCTTCTTCCGCTCCTCGAGCTCCTGCTCATTTGGTGGCGCCTGCTCTTGCGACTGCAGAAAGTTCAAAAGCGTGAGGGGCACCATGCGTCGCAGAATGTCCTGTGTCGGCACGTGGCCGTGCGCCCAGTAAGCGAtgagccgccgcgccagGTCGCGAAGCTTCCGATTCGACGAGAAGAGTGCTGTGTTGAACTGCGTCAGAATGCCTCCTTCTGACaaggcgagctgctgcatgCGCTCAAACTGCGCCttgtcgccctcctccatcaccACCCGAATGAGTTGGCCAGCGGTGTAGCGAATAATGTCGCATGTGCGGCCCAGTAACTTGAACAGGTGCCGCCCCAGAATGTCGACCAAGTCTCCCAAAATGCGCTTAAAGTGCGCCGGgtcggtggtgctgctgtacGGTGGGCAGAGCGCGAACtcgaagaagaagagcagctcCAACACTAGCAGCGACGCGCTCTCGTTGGGGATatgatcgcgcagcacctccatcAGACTTCGAATAAAGCCCTCTGCGCTCAGTAGTCGGTTCTTGTTCATGGACTCGTGCTCAATCTCGTAGTGGTTGTGGAACGGGGTCATGAGCGTGTTCAGGAACTCGATCACGGCAAACGAGACGGCCAGGTTGTTGAGTCGGAGCGCCTGCACCGAGTAGACACCGACGGACTTGAACAGCGATGGTACCAGTGCAATGGAGCTGAACCCCACTCTCGACACGGAGAGGCGACCCAGCGCCTGAAACTGTTCCACGATGAAGTGCTGATTCACCGCGTCGAGCGTCACGCCGCTGCTACCGCGGCTGCCCTCACTCGCATCACCACCGGACGGCTTCACCCACGTAAAGTGCTTCAGCACCGCTTCCACTGCGTTGAAGATGAGCTTCTCGCGATTCTCCGAGAACAGTCCGTCTCTGTTCTCGCTCCACGTCAGCCCTGTTCTTGGGACGTTGGCGTTGAAGAGCTCCAGCGAAGCCATCAGGCCAGCTCTCACGCTGTCCTCTGTCGAGCCCGCCGTGTCGACTGCGACCGGAGCGCCGGCAAGACGACCTTCGACGAGCCCTTTCAGTAGCAGGCTCTCGACTTCCTCGGTAACGGGGGTGTCGAGAGAGGAGAGTCGgttgcggcgcagcagtggccgCGCCATGACACACACATTTCCGTCACCGGCGCTGTAGCACGCTGTGAGCACATGCGCCAGAATCGTGTCGCGAGCGGGTGATTGGTACGACTTCATGACCGGTGAATCCTTGAAGAGGATTAAGAAGCGCTGATCGTCGTCCTCGCAACGCACGAGGGCAAAGATGGAGTGGAGAAAGTGTGCACTAATCGGGTTGTAGGTCACGGGGTCGCGCTCGACAATGGCAATCGGCGTGGTGCTCAGCAACCGacgcaccgcgccgtcgcgctgctTTGGGGAGTGCTTTAGGACGCTGAACTCTTCCACGGCCTCGAGCGAGTCACGGCGGATGCCAAGGCGTTCGGAGTCGAACACGCTCTGCTGCAAGACGTTCATCTCACGATATCGCGGCAGTCCAATGTACTCTGTCGCGTTCCGGTAGATCGACTCGATCAGCAACTTCACGTTAGCGACGTCGTAGAGGTGCATTTTCATTTCCGTCCCGTACGCGATGACGATGCTGCCCGGCCGGTCTGCAATCGTGGTGATGCCCCGGATACTGCAAAACAGATACTCGCCGACTTTCTCATACTCTGGCGGTGCGCCCGTCCCGTATTTGGCGGCTGTCGGCGATGCCGACACTTGCGAGCTTGCAGAGGCGCCACCGTCAGCAGGCGCGTTGGCACCCGTATCGCCTCTGATACGGCACAGTTGCTCAACGCCAGTGGCTGTCACCCGTAGAGTGCATGGTCGAAGCGTCTCATTGATGGTGTACTTCATTGCCCAATATACCTGTACCGTTAGTGAGGCACGGTAGTTGCAGTCGAAACACAGTCTGTACCGGTTCACATCCGTCAGAAGCTGCGCCCGCTCTGCGTCGGTTCCGCACGAGAAGCGTAGCTCCTCTGccctgctgccgttgctttGGGTGATAAGCAGGAAGTGGCCATTGCCGACGCCCTCGGCAACAatgctgcgcacgctcgaGGTGTAAGGCCAGTAGTTCGTCAGTTTTGTCAGTGACCGCACGTCGCACGTGGCGATGCCCTGTGGACCTACACAGAAGATTCGCGTGTACTTGCCTCTCCACGAATGCTTCGTCACGGTGTAGCACGAGGTGAACGATCGGTGGTcgagcggcgcgctgctTGCAGCCGAAGCGCTAGACACGACACTGCTGATCGTTGTCGACATTGTTGCCGGAGAAAATCGTTAGATGTTCGTCACAGTGCCCAaatatagatatagataaCCAAAACAATCGACCAAAAATAAAAGAAgacacacagcacacaccGAAGCTGGCGGGCAGACGGTGACGTCAACACCCCCACAGACTatcctccccctcgccaGCACAAACGAAGACAACGAAAATGACCAAGAGACACGTGAAACAAGAGAAGCGACTAGACAAAGGCGCTGGATGCCGTGTCAGAACGGGGGACAGCACCGGCGTAAAATAAAGACGGCTGGCACTGGCATGGACGCCCACGCTGAGCCGTCGACAGTGGTGTATCCGGAGCTGTGCCAGAGAGTGAGTGTGACGCGGTAGAGCGCTGAGAGACCACTGCTTTCCCAGTTTGCCCGAGCCACTCGGAGAGAGTCGCACAGGGGCACGGTAAGAGAGCCCAGCAGCGGAAGACAGGATGCAGTGATGATCTTTCGCAGTAAAGGAAGGGTAgaggaggaagcggaggaggtgccacTCGATAATGATATGGTGGTGCGTGCTACCTAGCGTACGGTGGAGAtcttgctgttgttgctgttcgtgtgtgtgcgtgagtgtcGAAAGTGGGGCGGGGTTTAGCAGGGCGCACGAGACGCAAGCGGTGGCGATGAACCAAAGAAAACGGATGCGGAGGCGGTAGAAAGCAGAGAGAGGTGGTCGAACGAGGTCATGCTTCGCGCGTGGGGGGGGTGATGCGTGGAGGTTGGAGTTGTGGAAAACGACGTTGCATGACCATGCCCACAACCTTGATGCATGCTTCACGTGGACATGCATGCGGGCGTGCAAACATGCACATCTCAGTGCCGACTGTGGTCTCCGACAGGCATGACCGTGATAGGTTTTCCTCGTGTGAGGGTGGGGGTTTGTGATAGGTGGGTAACGGCTACTGCTACAACGCGCACTCCCGTCATCTCACAGAATacacgcaggcgcagcgcaaaGGAGCACCAGCTGGACGTGGCGAAGAAATTCGCTGcggcaaacacacacgagaaTGTAGTTCGCACCAGGTGGAGTGATTATTCGGTTTACGTGTGTCCAATGCCATCACAAGTAAGTCAgcaagcacacgcatacCACGGCCACAGCGGGCCACCTACCCTTGTAGGAATGCAACTGAATCCTGGTCCGCTAGGACGAGCCGTCCTGCCGTTGCGTCCTGTCAAGCTTCTGGCGGGATCTGCTTGACCATTCTCATCCCTTCTGTGCCATGCATGCTGCCCGATCGGCGCCACACGGAGACCGGGGTGGGCTGCACGCCTTGGATCCCCAAGCggggccgcgtccagggcCGTGCTCCagcgcggaggcgatggcgtcTGTCGTGCAGATAACAGGAGGTGGGCTAGGCGCATGGCGGGCGCGATCAAAGAGGAAGTTGATCAGCCTCAGGCCATGGCCCTCTGCAGAGCCGGCCTGTACGCTTGCCTCGTCCTGACGCACGAGGCAAGTGGGAAGAGGaagcacgaaaaaaaaagagaaagcaCGGACACGCACAACTCATTGCATGTCTTGAGATGTCCAGTCACGAGAGCATGCGCAGAGCAGTGTATGAGCATTGACAAGAATGAGCAGGTAGATGCATTTTCTACGTGAAACCGGGCCACAAGCACGGGTAGACGCACATACACTCGCAAACGAGTGCAAGGCAACAGTAAGAGGAACACAACCTTCATTTTTTtccatgtgtgcgtgtgcgtgtgcgtgtacgcctGCCGCCAAGCGGATCATCCCGTCTTTTCTGTCCTTACGGCCTCCTTTTCCCGCCTAAAAGTACATCTTGGCGACCAATCGGGACGTCATAAAGATCACATCCAGAATAAGAAGAACGATAAGAAAGACGTCGGATCCCAGCATGAAGAGGCGATACCGCCGGCCTTTGATATGGCTGAGCTGCTCAAGGAGCGTGTCACTGCGCGAGGTAAACCACGACAGCCGCGACTCGGTCGTGTTCTGCTGCTCGGCCAGGTCATAGTACCCCTGCAGCCATGGCGCCTCCCACAGCACATCCGGGATGTCGTGAGCCGACTGGATCGCGAGTTGAGCCACGGCGATCTCGCCTTCGAGTCTGGCAATGCGCCGCTTCGTCGAGTAGTAGTCGAGCAGGCTGGTAAACTCGGCTGGGGTGGACAGGATGTGGCGGTGTGACCACTTCGTTATGTATTCGAAGTAATCCACCCCGGCAGAGCGGCCCAGTGAGTGGGAAAAGGTGAGCATAACGAGACTGCGCGCCGGCTCGCTCGCCGGCACAAGATAGTGGTCAAAGCAAAGTACCTTGGCAAGTCGATCAAGGGCCGGTTCGACCGCCAACGGCTGAAACCCCAGTGCGGAGGGCGTCTGAACGACCTCGCACTGCTCATCCAACTCATACGAGCACCAGATAGGGAAGAGGGCATCAATTTCAGCTTGCGGGTAGCGGTGCACGACTCCCTCGAACAGATGATTTGAGGCGGACAAGAAGTCGTCGTCCACCATCCAGTGGTTTGTACGGTCCATGCCCCACCACACAACGGCGCCGTTCGAAAAGAGGAATAGGTCAAAGCAGTTCTCACTGGACACGTGCAACACAGCGTGCGCAATCTCCGTCTTGTAGCCGCGGCGGTGATAGACGGTTTCCAGCGCATCCAGGTCTAGGCGTTCTGCGATGCAGCTGTAGCTGACGCTGCCGATGTGTGCCGCGAGCGCTTCtgcagaggggagggacgGCTTGCCGGTTCGCCGATCCGCTGCCGACTGCGATCGGTGCGCCGCATCTCGGCCTGTGCGGCGCCCGTGTCGCTGGCGTGAGGACAGCGATGGCGAGTGCGGCGTCGCGCGGCGGACCTCCCGCGCGAGGGCGTTTGTGCGGATGGAAAAGAGTCgccgcaggcgcacgcggtcGTCCACGGGGGACACGACGAAGATAGACTGGTACGACTGCAGGTATTCTTTGAGCGGCCCGTACGTGGCGGCGTACTGTGCGTTCCACTTCATCTCCTGTTCCATCTCTGCGAGTGTAATGCTAGCAGTGGTGTTCGTGATGACCAGGTCAAGCAACCTCGTGCGCGGGTCAGCAGGCATCTCCGTCTTCTGCATGCGCAGCCCCAACAGAAGTGGGGAGGTGTCTGTCAGAGGCCGTGGCGCCAAAGGAGGCGCACCAGTCGTAGCCGCAAAGCGCGGCGCTGTGGAAGGGGCCGACGTGAACGGAGTCACGCTAATGCTGTCGTCTTCGATGTGCTGcaagccgccgtcgccacttCTCACGTTCTCTGTCCGCAGATCGGCAGTCTGCAAAATGCGGTCTTCGGGGAAGTGGCGACTCTGGGACCAGGTCGACACCAGAAGTTCATCCTCCGCCACGCCCTCTGCCTCTACCATGCCGGCGCCAAGCCCCGACATCATATCCATTGCATCCTCACGGGTAGGGCTCTCTGCGCTTGCGAGGTATGGCCCTGCATTTTCATCATCTGGAAGGAGGACGCTGTGGCGCTCATCCAGGGCGAAGTTCTCGTGCGagtgacggcgacggccgGAGGCGCGAGGCGCTGTAGTAGAGGGAGAGTTATTGTAGTCGTCACCGCGATATCTGCTCCGCACGCGTCTTCCTGACCGTCTGCGAGGGCGAACCGTGATCTCCTCTTCCGCTGTggaagaggtggaggtggaggtggaggtggaggagaatGGCGTGCGTGCTCGATAACCAGAGTGAGTGCTGTCACGAGCTTCTGAAAACGGGTCCATTCGATTCTGCACGCGACACGTAAGACGAATAAAGCAAcctccaaaaaaaaaatggctACGCACGGAACGGAGCGTGGTTCTGCTTAATGGCACAGCGACTTCTCAAACGTGAAGGCtttgtatgtgcgtgtgtgttttggcTGTTTTATGTGGAAAACAGCGGAAGGGGGTGGCAACCCACACACcgaaaggaagggagggagaaggaatAAAGCGAGCAAAGCATGGCTAGTAACGGCCCCACGGCGACCCTGCGGTCTGCGCCGCCATTTCAAGGATCGGATGTAGATGCGTCATCGCGCACGCGTCGCTGCCAAGTACACGCAAGTCTGACACACATACCGTgtggtgcagcgcacgcatATCGCCTACATCTCTTTTTGTGATGAGAAAGTCGAGATCCGGACGACACAACGACAGGCGATTTTGTGGTGGCACTGGCTCGTAGTGTGCCTCCAAGCGTATTTTTCGGTCATTGGCGGGGtcggggtggggtggggttCACACGAGTACTGTCTCTCTGCAAGACGGGGCGACGCCTCCACTGTGGGGCGCATAGCAAGCGCCCGTTTTTTCCGTGGTCCGTTATCGAAGCCACGAGACTGAGGTAGTTCAGTGCGCGTGAATGGGAGCCCTGGCGCCTCTCGCAGCCGTCTCTGGAGACGAGCGACTGCTTCTTGAGCGGGTATGAGAGCGAGGAACATGGACAGCGATCAGTGCAACAGTGCTCACCAGCATCAAGCGCGTCCCCTTCAGTACCAACGCACAGCATCACGACGACTAAGGTTAGGGTACGCCTAGAATGGCCAGCATGCAGGCAGAGACGTGGCTCATTCGCGGTGTCCTCTCTGCTTGGCGAGCACGAGAGGAAACGCATCGCTGGAGGGGCAcaggcgcacatgcgcgccagaaaaaaaggcaaacagcaacaacaacacacgaagggctacacacgcacgcagacacccGCATCGACAAAGCCAAAATGGCACACGTTGAGGAAAAACACGAAAAGGACGGCAAcgcgagcgtgcgcgcgctaGAGAAACACACCCAAAGTGAAAAACACGCGAAACAAAAACGTAACACAGCAAAAACTAAGTTAGTCGTCACACACGGCGCAAAGCAGCCggcgcggcacacgcgcggggGCACACGGGAGGGAGTTTTTGTGCGCtgacccccctcccttc
It includes:
- a CDS encoding putative endosomal trafficking protein RME-8, which gives rise to MSTTISSVVSSASAASSAPLDHRSFTSCYTVTKHSWRGKYTRIFCVGPQGIATCDVRSLTKLTNYWPYTSSVRSIVAEGVGNGHFLLITQSNGSRAEELRFSCGTDAERAQLLTDVNRYRLCFDCNYRASLTVQVYWAMKYTINETLRPCTLRVTATGVEQLCRIRGDTGANAPADGGASASSQVSASPTAAKYGTGAPPEYEKVGEYLFCSIRGITTIADRPGSIVIAYGTEMKMHLYDVANVKLLIESIYRNATEYIGLPRYREMNVLQQSVFDSERLGIRRDSLEAVEEFSVLKHSPKQRDGAVRRLLSTTPIAIVERDPVTYNPISAHFLHSIFALVRCEDDDQRFLILFKDSPVMKSYQSPARDTILAHVLTACYSAGDGNVCVMARPLLRRNRLSSLDTPVTEEVESLLLKGLVEGRLAGAPVAVDTAGSTEDSVRAGLMASLELFNANVPRTGLTWSENRDGLFSENREKLIFNAVEAVLKHFTWVKPSGGDASEGSRGSSGVTLDAVNQHFIVEQFQALGRLSVSRVGFSSIALVPSLFKSVGVYSVQALRLNNLAVSFAVIEFLNTLMTPFHNHYEIEHESMNKNRLLSAEGFIRSLMEVLRDHIPNESASLLVLELLFFFEFALCPPYSSTTDPAHFKRILGDLVDILGRHLFKLLGRTCDIIRYTAGQLIRVVMEEGDKAQFERMQQLALSEGGILTQFNTALFSSNRKLRDLARRLIAYWAHGHVPTQDILRRMVPLTLLNFLQSQEQAPPNEQELEERKKVTQMTAAFRESKTGWFKKSFNPRDVTLEANRGVGNGSTAAAGSYAVDPASPDGGRVRYRVRNVNVMPMINWSMFFYQAKLDHLRPDLIWNHTTRAELKTAVQAELDAFRQYIDMRREKLIAWNYAEFEVVYHSLDSELKIGQHYPRLLFEDAHPMIARPREFFNDMYHRFLLVQDTKSKLECLHGLALLYTHYAEEIGEFHDVPFLLQMLEKTMDPMMRDRLLLLLAHLLKARHNIKLFLDHDGLAPLMELVTVAHLHIDRPQLKSVPNTIEYAGSLEEMQGREKEWHYTQNGAKAGPVSFSELKELYKKGEVTATSKVWAQGMPGWRELGAVAQLRWGVLSADLPSILTLTEVTCTVLDVFLLLCEHYPSLNDEGAIMQPQPKVKRILSSPPVLPHLVQLLLTFDSGVCSRVHTLLLSLMEANPFVGRFFLTGVFFFSCLYTASDVLPMCRLLAATHHRQSFQYTAGTNDLVRDSILAPLLPPAMVCYLTHHGPEAFADVLLGEYDNPEAIWSPSMRQYLATKVAAHVADFTPRLLGNNTVVYQYCPIVGVQYESLQRELFCCQYYLRHFCDELRFPNWPVRDAVRFLTDVLQRWREELNKQPSSLTREKCYEILELQPQPSKQEMRKAYYQLAARYHPDKNPNGREAFEQVQRAYEFLAADSVESSEPSPYNISLLLKAQTILYKRCGATLRQYKYAGFGLLLRLIETEFRAPDALHKDIVLLDPATELCYFTIRNAPLNADELQEENGIHLLADIATYCFDLITPNSHDTEVHVRIATHCMLTFSISARFPDCRLKMLREEQIPYLTAKGISYYQAPELSRACTQACASESRSEKMQSELIRYGCVWHLLQPLFSYDASLDKAGVGLDEEHHKQLFANRAAIFALHAIYALSGISRLRSIAVDNAVGTAALDGEDVAASDGGAAEGTADDNTQSKRHAGVYELLQRLLTPYILYKMERQQDSEAEVLMLLNSNSDTPYFLWNNSCRAELGELLQTNSKQFCEAAFGATDLPSLSTSVEGFAYSLHTGEVVVGGVFLRLFIAQPNYPIQNPVGFFMALLLFLLNKEADTTSAKANDAAARPAPPSSSSRITLREAPLLAAQSLRLLSSGYTETLSATASKQMKSLVALLTPSFAVETAGVAAAENEEDMRSAIFVEIAQALSKFLSSDACLQALSTVETAMTAVVLLLERMLGRHDEAHGTSALSSEEPDAVLTLIRLMLTHRTLVQQSLDRGLYIFLLSVYATWPREKVREECCRCLAKGYEDRLVGPQLFIRSSKYLPPAFLEMMKDNVKQACRMLDAWQENPELLWTKSQREELVEQLQASRRQIVAALSTDGLACWKPSDTAGSSRGAMHSSFDGGGGDAGSADRRLRRLQVGGVYVALYVQQPGWAVRHPKEFLVSLLERFVEEASKATSPTAAVSGDAAAAPDTDMLELLTKAGEILLSNSPGLRDYMTSLGYGSKVDRLLSPATADHATNEAVVRYSLRWLREMSRSAACVESTSSSADVLPSLVNVIEQYPALTMEALQTLEGFLSNATRRSRVLEYALRDHIPERLLKYLEEGLPDSVSAAADVSAATIRAALVKVIKALLAVPDDVHTPHIQALLDKSLVWTKYKNQSHDMFLVQTHFGGYLTAGSNTHPGAAAAALSLTAPATTEANTRSEPPPLEDISGAPPPFSTAQALT